The Haloarchaeobius sp. HME9146 genome includes a region encoding these proteins:
- a CDS encoding PQQ-binding-like beta-propeller repeat protein — protein MNPTRRSILGAVAGTGLAGCLRLGQSSEESIGSIACGEETHQPSTGERLTGIGTDWPAPQHDIANTGFNPAVSTTETRCGQTRWIRELADEQDGVVGAPTLRDETVFVSRRDSVVAVDARSGTESWSVPVPHEIWTTPVVGTDRVFVGTRNGVVAISIADRQVDWQAPLQQSAFDDIDGRGWVSGAPTVGDEYVFAGTKAGQFAALDAVTGETVWSTTTDLLPDGSASPENANLPVFDGPAAVADGTVVIGNWNGQLYAFDASSGEELWTRTGDTDYEPAPTVVGETVLATTETTMAAVRLTDGTVEWTYSGDPGSVTLSATVVDGTAHVAAGDSYSSLSVISLDLTDRSVAWRTDGRPQTSAGTDGATLYLGLYGNLVAIDRQSGEVAWEMRTESVLSGPPIVTAGAVIALDERGFLYGVDTTGG, from the coding sequence ATGAACCCGACACGACGCTCTATCCTCGGTGCGGTTGCTGGCACTGGCCTGGCAGGCTGTCTCCGCCTCGGGCAGTCCTCGGAGGAATCAATCGGGAGTATCGCCTGCGGGGAGGAGACGCACCAGCCGTCCACCGGCGAGCGTCTCACGGGAATCGGGACGGACTGGCCCGCACCGCAGCACGATATCGCCAACACCGGCTTCAACCCGGCGGTCTCGACCACCGAGACGAGGTGTGGGCAGACCAGATGGATTCGTGAACTCGCCGACGAACAGGACGGCGTGGTCGGTGCACCCACGCTCCGCGACGAGACGGTCTTCGTGTCCCGCCGAGATTCGGTCGTCGCAGTCGATGCCCGGTCCGGGACCGAGTCGTGGTCGGTGCCGGTCCCCCACGAGATATGGACGACACCGGTCGTCGGGACCGACCGGGTCTTCGTCGGGACCAGAAACGGAGTCGTCGCGATCTCGATAGCCGACCGGCAGGTCGACTGGCAAGCGCCACTCCAACAGAGCGCCTTCGACGACATCGATGGACGAGGCTGGGTGTCTGGCGCGCCGACGGTCGGTGACGAGTACGTCTTTGCCGGAACGAAAGCTGGCCAGTTCGCCGCCCTCGATGCCGTCACCGGCGAGACCGTCTGGTCTACCACGACCGATCTGCTCCCGGATGGGAGCGCCTCGCCCGAGAACGCGAACCTCCCGGTGTTCGACGGGCCGGCAGCCGTCGCCGACGGGACCGTCGTCATCGGGAACTGGAACGGCCAGTTGTACGCCTTCGACGCCAGCTCCGGTGAGGAGTTGTGGACACGAACGGGCGACACAGACTACGAGCCTGCACCGACGGTCGTGGGCGAGACGGTGCTCGCGACGACGGAGACGACGATGGCCGCGGTGCGCCTCACCGATGGCACCGTCGAGTGGACCTACAGCGGCGACCCGGGTTCGGTCACGCTGTCGGCCACCGTCGTCGACGGCACAGCGCACGTCGCAGCCGGCGACTCGTACTCCTCGCTGTCGGTCATCTCGCTCGACCTGACCGACCGGTCGGTCGCCTGGCGGACCGACGGGCGACCACAGACGAGTGCGGGTACCGACGGTGCCACGCTGTACCTCGGTCTCTACGGGAACCTGGTTGCGATAGACCGGCAATCGGGTGAGGTTGCCTGGGAGATGCGCACGGAATCGGTCCTC